One part of the Lepeophtheirus salmonis chromosome 14, UVic_Lsal_1.4, whole genome shotgun sequence genome encodes these proteins:
- the LOC121129137 gene encoding uncharacterized protein, producing MQANNSLKYAIVIVSILFTYLYLTGRSANKKLIKDLTECQLSVAKSEKARVNLLKTVDERQDRINDKEVEFDAINKKLEQANKDLSDRNTVIDDRNKQIEAIRKEKDTISETMKALQSKEESCKNSKDELNQLKAKHDEELKKVNAEKDQLKQDLDKAKKDLEDCSKTKKV from the exons ATGCAAGCCAACAATTCCTTGAAATATGCTATTGTGATCGTTTCAATCCTTTTTACGTATCTATATCTCACCGGTAGAAGCGCTAATAAAAAGCTCATCAAAGACTTGACTGAATGTCAATTGTCAGTAGCTAAAAG CGAAAAGGCTAGGGTCAATCTCCTCAAAACCGTAGACGAAAGGCAAGATAGGATCAATGATAAGGAAGTTGAATTTGATGCAATAAACAAGAAACTAGAGCAAGCAAATAAAGATTTGTCTGATCGAAATACTGTAATAGATGATCGAAATAAACAGATAGAGGCAATAAGAAAGgaaaag GATACAATTTCAGAAACAATGAAGGCCCTACAATCAAAAGAAGAAAGCTGCAAAAACTCGAAAGATGAATTG aATCAGCTAAAAGCAAAACATGACGAGGAACTCAAAAAGGTCAATGCTGAAAAAGATCAATTAAAGCAAGACTTGGATAAAGCCAAAAAAGATTTGGAGGAttgctcaaaaacaaaaaaagtctgA
- the LOC121129136 gene encoding uncharacterized protein isoform X2, whose translation MLRGGAGRIIFTPYFLSANILIILFLTIKYWSASNYEFQLLNKVHILEIELKSCKTTLVNSEAEFKHKLENLQTCQTDFQALQNQFDKLTEDFKLKSLDYDRLRKKDDNNKSSLDELSRKCVEDLEECRVFEDKCNQSLKSNEETLHEAKSALEDCSSFAKTVSKENQTETEMFKQTINELNAELLQYKGHAKGSINNMDKQHMPDGELPDIDPEAVIVKSKPVNGMTFHRDENGLPLPILPHGDPNAPRPGPRFSVVNPPPIPKDDINNASIPKDNVNITNSSTERALQKLDQLKEPPKQEGIVANLNGKNNTEIDNGSSNNIKPKNLDAREAESIDYDGEDQDPNGAIDDHEKESAKIEVNPKDPVIK comes from the exons ATGCTTCGTGGAGGCGCAGGAAGAATCATTTTTACTCCATATTTTCTTAGTGCCAATATATTAATCATCCTTTTTCTAACTATTAAATACTGGAGTGCGTCTAATTATGAGTTTCAACTCTTGAACAAAGTTCATATTctagaaattgaattaaaatcctg CAAAACTACATTGGTGAATAGTGAAGCAGAGTTCAAACACAAGTTAGAAAATTTACAAACCTGTCAAACAGATTTTCAGGCTCTTCAAAATCAGTTTGACAAGTTGACTGAGGATTTTAAGTTAAAGAGTTTGGACTATGATAGACTTCGt aaaaaagatgataataataaaagtagtcTGGACGAATTATCTCGTAAATGTGTGGAAGATTTGGAGGAGTGCCGTGTTTTTGAAGACAAGTGCAATCAAAGTCTGAAAAGCAATGAAGAAACCTTACATGAAGCCAAATCTGCCTTAGAAGATTGTTCTTCTTTTGCAAAAACTGTATCAAAGGAAAATCAGACTGAAACAGAAATGTTTAAACAAACGATTAATGAACTTAATGCGGAATTGTTACAATATAAAGGCCATGCCAAAG gaagTATCAATAATATGGATAAACAACACATGCCTGATGGGGAACTGCCAGATATTGATCCTGAGGCAGTCATTGTTAAATCCAAGCCGGTTAATG GCATGACTTTCCATCGAGACGAAAATGGTCTACCTCTCCCAATTTTACCCCATGGAGACCCTAATGCACCTAGACCAGGTCCTAGATTTAGTGTTGTTAACCCTCCTCCTATTCCTAAAGATGACATAAATAATGCCTCCATCCCTAAAG ATAATGTTAATATTACTAACAGTTCCACTGAAAGGGCTCTACAAAAGCTAGATCAGTTGAAAG AGCCTCCTAAACAAGAGGGAATTGTTGCAAATCTCAACGGAAAGAACAATACCGAAATTGATaatg gttcAAGTAACAATATCAAACCAAAGAATCTCGATGCACGTGAGGCTGAAAGCATTGATTATGATGGCGAAGATCAGGATCCTAATGGTGCTATTGATG ATCATGAGAAGGAATCTGCAAAGATAGAAGTGAATCCAAAGGACCCCGTCATAAAATAA
- the LOC121129136 gene encoding uncharacterized protein isoform X1: MLRGGAGRIIFTPYFLSANILIILFLTIKYWSASNYEFQLLNKVHILEIELKSCKTTLVNSEAEFKHKLENLQTCQTDFQALQNQFDKLTEDFKLKSLDYDRLRKKDDNNKSSLDELSRKCVEDLEECRVFEDKCNQSLKSNEETLHEAKSALEDCSSFAKTVSKENQTETEMFKQTINELNAELLQYKGHAKGSINNMDKQHMPDGELPDIDPEAVIVKSKPVNVSTGMTFHRDENGLPLPILPHGDPNAPRPGPRFSVVNPPPIPKDDINNASIPKDNVNITNSSTERALQKLDQLKEPPKQEGIVANLNGKNNTEIDNGSSNNIKPKNLDAREAESIDYDGEDQDPNGAIDDHEKESAKIEVNPKDPVIK, encoded by the exons ATGCTTCGTGGAGGCGCAGGAAGAATCATTTTTACTCCATATTTTCTTAGTGCCAATATATTAATCATCCTTTTTCTAACTATTAAATACTGGAGTGCGTCTAATTATGAGTTTCAACTCTTGAACAAAGTTCATATTctagaaattgaattaaaatcctg CAAAACTACATTGGTGAATAGTGAAGCAGAGTTCAAACACAAGTTAGAAAATTTACAAACCTGTCAAACAGATTTTCAGGCTCTTCAAAATCAGTTTGACAAGTTGACTGAGGATTTTAAGTTAAAGAGTTTGGACTATGATAGACTTCGt aaaaaagatgataataataaaagtagtcTGGACGAATTATCTCGTAAATGTGTGGAAGATTTGGAGGAGTGCCGTGTTTTTGAAGACAAGTGCAATCAAAGTCTGAAAAGCAATGAAGAAACCTTACATGAAGCCAAATCTGCCTTAGAAGATTGTTCTTCTTTTGCAAAAACTGTATCAAAGGAAAATCAGACTGAAACAGAAATGTTTAAACAAACGATTAATGAACTTAATGCGGAATTGTTACAATATAAAGGCCATGCCAAAG gaagTATCAATAATATGGATAAACAACACATGCCTGATGGGGAACTGCCAGATATTGATCCTGAGGCAGTCATTGTTAAATCCAAGCCGGTTAATG TCTCCACAGGCATGACTTTCCATCGAGACGAAAATGGTCTACCTCTCCCAATTTTACCCCATGGAGACCCTAATGCACCTAGACCAGGTCCTAGATTTAGTGTTGTTAACCCTCCTCCTATTCCTAAAGATGACATAAATAATGCCTCCATCCCTAAAG ATAATGTTAATATTACTAACAGTTCCACTGAAAGGGCTCTACAAAAGCTAGATCAGTTGAAAG AGCCTCCTAAACAAGAGGGAATTGTTGCAAATCTCAACGGAAAGAACAATACCGAAATTGATaatg gttcAAGTAACAATATCAAACCAAAGAATCTCGATGCACGTGAGGCTGAAAGCATTGATTATGATGGCGAAGATCAGGATCCTAATGGTGCTATTGATG ATCATGAGAAGGAATCTGCAAAGATAGAAGTGAATCCAAAGGACCCCGTCATAAAATAA
- the LOC121129136 gene encoding uncharacterized protein isoform X3 — MLRGGAGRIIFTPYFLSANILIILFLTIKYWSASNYEFQLLNKVHILEIELKSCKTTLVNSEAEFKHKLENLQTCQTDFQALQNQFDKLTEDFKLKSLDYDRLRKKDDNNKSSLDELSRKCVEDLEECRVFEDKCNQSLKSNEETLHEAKSALEDCSSFAKTVSKENQTETEMFKQTINELNAELLQYKGHAKGSINNMDKQHMPDGELPDIDPEAVIVKSKPVNEPPKQEGIVANLNGKNNTEIDNGSSNNIKPKNLDAREAESIDYDGEDQDPNGAIDDHEKESAKIEVNPKDPVIK; from the exons ATGCTTCGTGGAGGCGCAGGAAGAATCATTTTTACTCCATATTTTCTTAGTGCCAATATATTAATCATCCTTTTTCTAACTATTAAATACTGGAGTGCGTCTAATTATGAGTTTCAACTCTTGAACAAAGTTCATATTctagaaattgaattaaaatcctg CAAAACTACATTGGTGAATAGTGAAGCAGAGTTCAAACACAAGTTAGAAAATTTACAAACCTGTCAAACAGATTTTCAGGCTCTTCAAAATCAGTTTGACAAGTTGACTGAGGATTTTAAGTTAAAGAGTTTGGACTATGATAGACTTCGt aaaaaagatgataataataaaagtagtcTGGACGAATTATCTCGTAAATGTGTGGAAGATTTGGAGGAGTGCCGTGTTTTTGAAGACAAGTGCAATCAAAGTCTGAAAAGCAATGAAGAAACCTTACATGAAGCCAAATCTGCCTTAGAAGATTGTTCTTCTTTTGCAAAAACTGTATCAAAGGAAAATCAGACTGAAACAGAAATGTTTAAACAAACGATTAATGAACTTAATGCGGAATTGTTACAATATAAAGGCCATGCCAAAG gaagTATCAATAATATGGATAAACAACACATGCCTGATGGGGAACTGCCAGATATTGATCCTGAGGCAGTCATTGTTAAATCCAAGCCGGTTAATG AGCCTCCTAAACAAGAGGGAATTGTTGCAAATCTCAACGGAAAGAACAATACCGAAATTGATaatg gttcAAGTAACAATATCAAACCAAAGAATCTCGATGCACGTGAGGCTGAAAGCATTGATTATGATGGCGAAGATCAGGATCCTAATGGTGCTATTGATG ATCATGAGAAGGAATCTGCAAAGATAGAAGTGAATCCAAAGGACCCCGTCATAAAATAA